Part of the Lonchura striata isolate bLonStr1 chromosome 22, bLonStr1.mat, whole genome shotgun sequence genome is shown below.
TGaagtaaaaatgtaattattagAGAGGCCATGGTTTACTGCTCCAAAGGAGTTGTAGTAGatctaattttcttctgagaatTTTTCCTTACATAGTACATCAGAATTATGAAATTTCTGGCAGAGGTTTTGCATGCCACAATGCAGGCTTTGATGCACTATCTTTGACATTCTGTGGAAATACTGCTTTGTAGTGAAGTGTTTTAGAGACTTAGGCTTAAGAGATTCAGTGCTTACTTGCTTAAGTTTCTTTCGTTATATTTCCATGGAGAAATAGTACaggggttgtttggtttttaacaTGTGGCTGTTGCATTATTGGATAATCCTAAAAAGTTTGTTGATATCCTTTGGAATATTTTGTAAATAGCCATGAAATATATTGAGTGCATTACTCTATTTCACTTATCTCTGAGTTCAGATATCTGTGACTCTTATCTTTTTTCTGAGGAAGGTGTGTGTTGTCCACACAGTGAAGAGCAGTATGGAACATATACCTGAACtagtttgggtttgttttttttttttcaaatgtggGACCATAGGTGAAACTGAGTCCTTTACCTGTTATTTTGTTATCACATAGATCAGGTGATCTCTAATGTGATTTCACATCATCAAATCAGGCTTGTGGCAGAACTCCTAAAACTCTTAATCAGGGCTGTATAATATGCCATTACTATTCCACcacttgctttcttttgctcCTGTCTAGAGCACAAGCACCCCATATAACATACAGAGCAGATAATTACTCCTTTTTTAATTACACAGGCACATTATCAGATGCTAGATCAAAAAACTTGTAATAATTTCATATGTTTACACAGTGTCAAACTCCTTCAGATGTCATGAATTGTAGCATTTAAGTCTTGAGCAAAGGTAAATAAAATTTAGATTATTTGAATGGtaagatttttctgaaaatccTTTATCTCATACATGTAATATAAATTATGGGTTTGTCTTAGCAAAGTAGCATGAGAAAAATATGTGGGTTTTGAGTGTCTTAGACATTcgcaggtgttttttttttctttctgtgtttctaCTACAGCATGTATGTAAAGTTCATTAGGTAAATAAATTCAGACTGCATTTTTGATACTACAATTAAAATGTTGTCCACTACATATTAGCATAAACTAATGTAAATGTATCAATAATACTACTTACCAGATGGTTTATCAGTTGAAGTTGGAATACTAGTAACTGCAGGCATGGTTGGTAAGGTAGGTGGCAGAACCTTTAAGTTCTGGTCACTTTGAATCTCATTAGTAGATATCTGATTATTAATGCGATTGTAAGTAGGAGGCTGGTACACTTTAATTGGTGGTTGTGGAGTTTGTGGCAGTGGCTTTATGGATGGCATTCTTTGACAATGTTCTTCCAGCTGGGCAATTATTATTGTCTGATTATTTGCAATTGACATCAAATGTTGATACTTGTGCTCTAAGTCTTTGTATTTGTTTGCAAGCTGCAACATATCTGCAGTTTggttcaaaattttattttcaagttgaGAAAGTTCTAAGGCATTATCACGTTTTCGGATAATTTCATGCAATAGCTGCATGTAGAGTTGCGTGACACGAGAATTCATATTTCTGCTCTCTTTTCTTAAGAGTTTAACTTCATTAACAATTCCACCATCCACCTCTACCAGTTGCTGGAGAGTTTCTATTTGTCTCTTTTGTTTAAGAAGTTCATTGTTAAGTAGCTGTAATTCTTGTTTATTTACCCTGTTTTCAAGCAGAACTTCAGGCTCCTTAGAATTAACGCAAATGGCACCTGTCACTCTCTGCTGAGGTACAATAAAGGTGTAAGTGCATTTGTCCTGTGTGTCACTGGAACGCTTATATCTATTCATATAAATGAATTCTTGGGCTTTTTCCTTGTCATTGCCTTCAAATTCCTGTGTTTCACTTGTAGTAACTCCCACAACAGTTACTAGTATTAAACAGATGAATCTTGTTGTCATCATGATCCTCTAGGTCCGGTCAAATATTCTTCTGCAAAGAACTTCGTAAAATctgttataaaataaatttaacagTGATGAGTAGGAAAACAGTGTGGATTTACAAAATATCATTTATTCTAAAACTTAGAAAATAGTACATAGTAACTATGTGTGCAAATGAGGTCCAGCATCAACTTGTGTTGACTAAAGGGGATATCATGGGAGGTAGTTGTATCTTTCTTTGGTCAAAACTGTAGTGACTAGTTGCTAGTTCATCTAAAGCCTGCCAAGAACCATAAGAAAGTAAGCAGTAAATACAAGGATTTGAAGAGTCCTTTCTTCCAGGCAAATACCACAAAAGTTTCCAAGATTGGCgttttcatttaaatatgaATTACACTTTCCATTTCTTACCATTACAAATACAGCCTTTAAATGTAAAGGTAATACAAATCAATATATGTATTAATGCTGATAAAAGTTCTAAAAATATCAAACTGTTAATTTGCAGTATTTTAGAATGGCATACACGTTGCAAGAGATACAGTTTAGGTGACATGTAACAATTTTACTTTATTCAGTAGTATTGAATCTCcattgcttaaaaaaaaggaaaaacttatTTTACATTGGTCCTTAATAACTGTAAGTTAAAAACTCTACTACTCAGATATTATAGGCAGTaaaatctgttatttttctgGACTAGTAGAATTTACAACTGAAACATTTACTGTGACTCTCACTGGAGACACTGTCTCTACCCTCAGCCTAGTCATCTCAATTCAGAGTCCCTTcttgaaaggggaaaaatagcTGCATATGTGCCTGGTGGACAGTGACAGTGCATGGTTGATTTAAATCAGCTGGTAGTGTCTACTGGCATACTGCAACAGTTGCCCTTTGGTAAAATTGCCCCATCTTAGTTCTCCATGCAGACTCATATTCAAGGTGGACAGCTGAGGCCTTCATAATCTCTCAAAAATTAAGTCAATACTTGAACTCTAGGCAACAGTAGACTTGGAAACATAGGCTTAGCATTGTCACTGCTGCCAGAAATACCCATGTCACAAACCACTCTCTTATCAGCTACTTGAACAGCACTTTGATGTTGTGTATTTCTAAAAcctttttgttgttgatttttaatACTCATGTGTATATGCAACCTagttttcttaaataaaattaatgaaaaatgcagTATGGAGATTTTTTAGTGTATAAAGTCTCATACTTTTTAACCAAGGTGGTGTTGCCataatgtttttctttgcttgtaaAAGATTTCTCATGGAATAATATTCAGTATTTAAGTTTCTATCACTTTACTGTTtgatacaatatttttttttaattacatgaaATGGTGATAGTAACAGCTGTGAGAAACTGGAGTGAGTCCAGCTGAGTACACCCAGCATGTCTAGCTGGAGCTGGCAGACATAATGAAtgaagagcagcaggaagagtGAAGTTTTTGTAGCCTCCAGGTGAGAAGGTATAGAAGGACATGTTCAACTACTTAATGGGTGTTTAGAAATAAGATAAATTATTTCTggaagtgcacagtgaaaataTATGGTGGATACAAATTGCCTCAGGAAAAAACtgggttttattaaaaaaattaacttcatTGTGAGGGTGACTGAGGACTAAAGCAGTCACCCAAATAGGTGGTAGAATCTCCATTCCTGGAAATACATTAAGTTTTGTTTTAGGTAAAACTATAAGCACTCTGATCTAATGTTGAAACTAGACTTGCTCTGTAAGACAAAGATAAGGTCCCATCCAATCTAAACTGTTTTATGATTCTAGGCAGCTGCTGActtttaagagatttttttttttaatatcaagaTAATGCTGGATATGCGTCCTTTATTATTCATACTGAGAAGAGAGATGGTTGTC
Proteins encoded:
- the ANGPTL2 gene encoding angiopoietin-related protein 2 — protein: MMTTRFICLILVTVVGVTTSETQEFEGNDKEKAQEFIYMNRYKRSSDTQDKCTYTFIVPQQRVTGAICVNSKEPEVLLENRVNKQELQLLNNELLKQKRQIETLQQLVEVDGGIVNEVKLLRKESRNMNSRVTQLYMQLLHEIIRKRDNALELSQLENKILNQTADMLQLANKYKDLEHKYQHLMSIANNQTIIIAQLEEHCQRMPSIKPLPQTPQPPIKVYQPPTYNRINNQISTNEIQSDQNLKVLPPTLPTMPAVTSIPTSTDKPSGPWRDCLQALEDGHDTSSIYLVKPENTNQLMQVWCDQRHDPGGWTVIQRRLDGSVNFFRNWETYKQGFGNIDGEYWLGLENIYWLTNQGNYKLLITMEDWSGRKVFAEYASFRLEPESEYYKLRLGRYNGNAGDSFTWHNGKQFTTLDRDHDVYTGNCAHYQKGGWWYNACAHSNLNGVWYRGGHYRSRYQDGVYWAEFRGGSYSLKKVVMMIRPNPNTFH